Within the Methanofastidiosum sp. genome, the region TACCGAATGCATTAGCAACTGCTGGCAGATGCAGAACAGTGTTTGATGATCCACCTATTCCCATATCAACTCTAATTGCATTTTCAAAGCTCATCTTAGTAATTATGTCTTTTGGTTTCAAGTCCTTCTTAACAAGTTCTACTACAAGCTTCCCTGTTTGATAAGCTATTTCTTCTTTTCTCTTATCAGTTGCATGAACAGTAGCGCTCCCAGGAATTGAAAGACCCAACGCTTCAGTCATACAAGCCATTGAGTTTGCCGTAAATAGACCTGCACATGCTCCAGCACCTGGACAACTTCTCTTTTCTATTTCTCTAAGTTCCTTCTCATATATATCTCCTTTTTTAAAGCTACCAATGGCCTCAAAGATTGATATCAGATCAAGTTGCTTACCTTTGTATTCTCCTGGCTCCATTGGGCCTCCAGTGACCATAACAGCTGGAATATTTATCCTACCGGCAGCCATAAGCATACCTGGCGTTATCTTGTCACAATTTGTAACTCCTACCCACCCATCAAAGAGATGAGAAGAAACCATAAGTTCAACAGAATCAGCAATTATGTCTCGTGATGGCAGAGAATATCTCATGCCTTGATGCCCCATAGCAATTCCATCACATATGCCTGGCATACCAAATTCAAACGGGATACCACCCGCATCTCTAATACCTTTCTTTACAAGGTCTGTAAGTTTTCTAAGATTAATGTGGCCTGGCACTATTTCTGAATAAGCTGAGGCTACACCTATAAACGGTTTCTTAAAGTCCGCATCTTTTAGTCCATCAGCCCTCAACAGTCCTCTTGCCCCTGCCTTATCAATATCCTCTTTAATTATTGAACTTCTCACTTACTCACATCCACAAACTTTGATAATCCATATTCAACGCTATCTACCAGAGAGTACCAGCTTGCTGTTATTATGTTTTCAGAAACTCCAACGGTATCCCACATCTTGTTGTAACCATGAGTCCTTATCAAAACTCTGACAACTGACCCAGTTCCTTCCTCACCTTCAAGAACCCTAACTTTATAGTCGGTAAGATTAAAGTTTTTTATTTCAGGATAAGCTCCAATTAGAGCTTTTCTTAGAGCCTTGTCCAGAGCATTTACAGGGCCGTTACCCTCTGCAGCTGTATGGAACTCTTTATCATTTACTCTAAGCTTTATTGTAGCTTCAGAGCGGGATTCCATATCTCCTCTTTTGTCAATAACAACTCTAAATCCTTCAAGATCGAAGAACTTCTTGTAAGTTCCTAGAGCTTTCTTCATCAAAAGCTCAAATGAGGCCTCTGCACCTTCAAACTGATAACCTTCGTTTTCAAGTTTTTTTATCTTTTCAAGTATGAAATCAAGTTTAGCATCAGCAGATTCTAGGTCAACACCGTACTCTTTGGCCTTAAAAATAATATTGCTTCTACCTGATAATTCAGAAACTATGACTCTTGTCCTGTTTCCTACAAGTTCTGGTTTAATATGCTCATATGTATCCGGGTGTCTTTGAATAGCACTGACGTGTATTCCACCTTTATGAGCAAATGCACTTGAGCCCACATATGGTTGATGCATCTCAGGAGAGATATTCCCGAGTTCTGCTATGTATGCTGAAACATTCTTTAGTTTACTTAGCTGTTCATCTGAGATACAGTTAAGCTTCATCTTAATTTTAAGGCCAGGAATTATTGAGCAAAGATTTGCATTACCGCATCTCTCTCCATATCCATTGATAGTCCCTTGAACATGTACCGCTCCATTTTTGACGGCTTCAAGTGAGTTTGCAACAGCGCATTCTGAATCATTATGGGCGTGAATACCAATCTTACTTTTTACATCTGATTTAATTTCACTAATAATACTTCCAATCTCAAAGGGCAGGCTCCCTCCATTTGTATCACATAAAGATATGCAGTCTGCACCCGCTTTGTCAGCTTCTTTAATTGTCGACATGGCATATTCTTTGTTTCTCTTATATCCGTCAAAGAAATGCTCCGCGTCGTAAATAACTTCAATTCCATGCTCCTTTAAGAATACAATAGAATCATAGATCATCTCTAAGTTCTTTTCAAGTGGAATTTTTAATGCTTCAATTACATGAAAATCCCAACTCTTTCCAAAAATCGATGCAACTTCTGTGTCCACATCTATAATTGCCTTTAAGTTAGGATCATCTTCAGCCTTTAGCTTTGCTCTTCTTGTGCTCCCAAATGCACAAATTTTTGAAGTAGACAGAGAAAGAGCTTTGGCATTTTTAAAAAACTCTACATCCTTAGGATTTGAGCCAGGCCATCCACCCTCGATGTAATGTATTCCTAGTTCGTCAAGCTTTTCACATACCTTCAACTTATCATTAGCGGAGAAGGATATACCTTCTCCCTGTGTTCCGTCTCTCAAGGTTGTATCAAAAAGCCTTATCATTTTTTTCTCCTTATTCTTTCATCTTCTTGACTATTTCATCTCCAACCTCAGTTGTCTTAGAAGTTCCACCAAGATCCTGTGTTCTTACCTTTCCTTCTTCCAATACTTTGACTACAGCCTTTTCAATCAATGCCGCTGTTTTTGGCTCTCCGATAGTTTCTAGCATCATAACTCCACTCAATATTGTGGCAAGTGGATTTGAAACATTCTTTCCCTTGTATTTTGGCGCAGAGCCATGTATTGGCTCAAACATTGAAACACCATCAGGATTAATATTTCCTCCAGCTGCAAGACCTAGACCTCCTTGGATCATAGCTCCAAGATCAGTGATTATATCTCCAAACATATTTGGAGCAACAACAACCTGGTACCACTGTGGCTGTTTCACAAACCACATTGTAATCGCATCGACAAATGCGAATTCAGTTTCATAACCAGGATATTCCTTTGATACATCTTCAAAAACGTCTCTCCATAAACTGTAAATATTTGTCAAGACGTTGGCCTTATCAACAGATGTTACTCTTTTCTTACCCTTCATCTTAGCAAGTTCAAATGCATATCTTATAACCCTCTCAGAACCTGCTCTCGAGATCATACCTATTTGATATGCTATCTCTTCAGGTCTATCGATATCAATACCCATATTAAACTTTACTTCGTAAAGATCTCTTATTACCTCAAGTTCTTCTTTGTTCTTTGTTCCTTTGAACCTTCCACCAATTCCTATGTAGAAATCTTCTGTGTTCTCTCTAATAACGTGGAAGTTGATGTCTTTGTAGGATTTATCCTTTAGTGGACAAGGAACATTTGGATAAGATACAATTGGTCTTAAATTTACATATTGATCAAAATAAAATCTCATCTTGAGGAGGATACCCTTTTCAAGTACTCCAGGGGCGACCCTTGGGTCACCAATAGCACCAAAGTATATTGCATCCTTTTTCTTAAGTTCCTTTAGAGTTTCTTCAGTAATTAATTCTCTAGTTTTTAAGTATTGTTCAGACCCGTTTTGGTAGTATTCCCATTCAATACCTAAACCTGTTATGTCGCATGCTGCGTCTATTACCTTCTTTCCTTCTTCGATTATCTCAGGTCCTATGCCGTCACCGGGCATTATGGCTATTTTTTTCATTTAGAGCCTCCTTCACGTATTCCATCAACCCACCCTTTTCTACTATTTTAAGCAAAAAGGCAGGTAGTGGTTTGAATTCAAAGACCTCACCAGATCTTTTGTTCTTTATAGTTCCTCTTTTCAGATCGACTAAAAGTTCATCTCCTTCATTGGCCTTAATATCACATTCAATTAATGTCAGACCTAAATTAATAGAATTTCTAAAAAATATTCTTGCATAACTTTTTGCAATAACACAAGATATGCCTGCTCCCATCAGCGCTCTTGGTGCATGTTCTCTGGAGGATCCACATCCAAAGTTTCTTCCAGCAACTATCATGTCACCTTGCTTTACTATATTTACGAATTCTGGCCTTACTTTTACAAAAGCGTTTTTTGCAAGTTCTTTGGGATCTCCAGTAACTAAAAATTCAGCAGGTATTATCTGATCAGTGTCAACATTGTCCCCGAATTTAATGGCTCTCCCTTCAAGAATTTCCTTCATTAAAGCACCTCTCGTGGATCAACTATTCTTCCTTCTAATGCAGAAGCCGTCACTACAGCAGGATTTGCTAAATAGACCTCTGAGTTCTTGTGGCCCATTCTCCCTATGAAGTTCCTGTTTGTAGTAGCAACACATTTTTCACCGTCAGCAAGTATACCCATGTATCCACCAAGGCATGCGCCACATGTTGGTCCACAGACAAAACAGTCAGCCTTTTCAAAGATGTCAATTAATCCTTCTTTTAAAGCTTGGTAAAAGACTTCCTTTGTTGCAGGAACAACAAGCATTCTAACTTCTGGGTTAATCTTTCTACCCTTTAGAATTTCAGCTGCTATCCTTAAATCTTCAATTCTGCCGTTAGTGCAGGATCCAAGATATGCTTGGTCAATCTTCACGTCAACATCAGAAGCAGGGGCGGTGTTACTCGGTAAAAAGGGCTTTGCAACAGTAGGTGGTATATCTGCTGCATCATATTTTAGCTCTTCAATATAATAAGCATCAGCATCCGAATAAACTGGATTGTAGCTTCCCCTTACTCTTTCCTGAAGATATTCAAATACCTTATCATCTGGAGGTATAATGCCAGCTTTTCCTCCTGCCTCTATAGCCATATTTGAAATGGATATCCTATCAGAAAGTGTTAAGTTCTCAATAGTATTCCCATAATATTCCATAGCTTGATATAAAGCGCCCTCAACTCCAATATCTCCTATCACATGGAGTATGATATCTTTTCCATAAACATAATTGTCAAGCTTACCGTTGACTGTAATTTTAATGCTGTCAGGTACTTTTAACCAAAGCTTACCAATAGCCATAACAGCCGCAGCTTCAGTTGAACCTATACCTGTTGAGAATGCCCCTAAAGCACCGTAACTACAAGTATGTGAATCTGCACCTACAATTAGCCTACCTGGTGCAACAAACCCCTTCTCGATCATAAGTTGGTGACATACTCCACCCCTTCCAACCTCAAAGTAGTTTTCTATTTCATATTTTTTTGCAAAATCTCTCATCCTTTTTGCCTGCTCAGCAGAGGCAACATCCTTGTTAGGAACATAATGGTCTGGAATAAGGACTATCTTCTCTTTAAACGGTTTTGTGCCTTTTGGGAGCTTTTCAAACTGCTCAAATGCAGGCAGTCCAGTTACGTCATTTACCATGACGTAATCCACATTAGCTTCAACTATCTGCCCAGCCTCAGTATTGACCCCGGCTTTATTTCCTATTATTTTTTCTGATATGGTCTTTCCCATAAAAATCAACTAAAAAATAAAAATTTAAATTATTTTATTTTTTTTCAGGTTTTAAGAACATTTTCCGGATGTCCTTACCTACTTCTTCTATGAGTTTTTCGCTACCCTCTTTTCTTGCTCTTGTGAGAACAGGTCTTCCTGTGTAGTTCTCCATCATGAATTCTCTTGCAAATTCACCTGATTTGATGTTATCAAGAACTTCGTACATTCTTTCTCTGACTGAGTCATCGATTATCATTGGACCTCTTGTTCTTCCACCATATTCTGCGGTGTTTGAAACTCTTTCCCACATTAGCTCTAGCCCACCTTCATAGAAAAGATCTACAATTAACTTCATTTCATTCAAACATTCAAAATAAGCAATTTCTGGCTGGTAACCTTCACTTACCAATGTTTCAAAACCAGCTGTGATAAGTTCCGTAATTCCACCACAAAGAACACATTGCTCTCCAAATATATCGGTTATAGCTTCTTCTTCAAATGTAGTTTCAACTACCCCTGCTTTTGTTAAGTTCATTGCTTTTGCCATTGCAAGTGCGGTATGTTTTGCCTTTCCAGTGTAATCCTGCTCAACAGCTAAAAGCGCTGGAGCTCCAAAGCCTTCCTTGTAAAGTCTTCTAAGTTCACTACCTGGTGTTTTAGGCGCAACCATTACTACATCAACAAATTCTGGTGGCTTAATCTGATTAAATGTTATATTAAATCCATGAGAAAAGCTAAGAACATCGCCTTCCTTTAGATTGTCTTTTATGTATTTTGAGTATACATGTGGCTGGACCTCATCAGGTATCAAGATGTGAACGATGTCTCCTGCCTTTGCAGCATCTTCAACACTCATCGTCTTAATCCCCGCATCCTTAGCACAGTTCCATGACTTTCCACCTTCATTTACTCCAACGACAACGTCAATACCGCTATCGTGTAAACATAGGGCCTGTGCCCTTCCTTGATTTCCGTAACCTATTACTGCTACCTTTTTACCTTGTAAATATTTAAGGTCTGCATCACAATCATAATACATTGTTGCCATAATTTAACCTCCGCTTTTCTTTTCAATATCCCTAGAAATGGCAGTAACTCCCGTCCTGAAGAGTTCTTTTATGCCAAAGTTCTTCATTGTCTCAACAAATCTGTCAATATCAAGCGGGTCTGCTGTTATCTCTAGGGTTATTGTTCTTATACTAATATCTACTATATTTGATTTAAATGCATTGGCTATTTCTATAACCTCTGCCCTATTTTCCTTGTCAGCATAAACCTTCAATAGACATAGATCCCTTACTACAGATGTATTCGTATCCAAGATATTTACTTTAACAACCTCTATGAGTTTGTTTAGTTGTTTTTCTATCTTTTCGATTTCTCGTTCATCCCCAGTCATTACTATAGTCATTCGGCTCATACCTTCTTTTTCTGAAGGAGAAACAGTTAAGGAATGAATATTAATACCTCTTCTAGAAAACATCCCACTCATCCTCGTTAGGGATCCTGCTTCATCTTCCACTAGAACTGATATTATCTGTGTTGGCATCTTCCCACTCCTATCATCTCATCAACACTGCCTCCAGGCGGGATCATTGGAAGAATATTTGTTTCAGACTCTATCTTAAAATCTAAGACTGAAACAACGCCCGAATCAAAAGCATTTTTCAGTGCCTTTTCGATGTCACTTGCCTTTTCAACTCTTTCTCCATATGCACCAAAAGATTCTGCAAGTTTTACAAAGTCAGGTATTGTTCCAAGTTTTGTTCCAGCATATCTCTTATCCCAGAATAACTCCTGCCACTGTCTAACCATACCTAGGAATGAGTTGTTTAATACAGCGACAACTACAGGTATATTTTCAGCCATTGCAGTTGCTAACTCTTGACAGACCATTAAAAATGACCCGTCACCAGCAATATCCAAAACTTGACTATCTGGCTTTGCAACCTTTGCCCCAATTGCAGCTGGGAACCCAAATCCCATCGTTCCAAGTCCCCCTGAGGACATAAACTGCCTTGGCTTTTTTGTAATATAGTAGTGAGCTGCAAACATCTGATTCTGGCCTACCTCTGTAGTGACAATAGCATTGTCGTCAAGGAAATTATTAATTGTCTTAATTATAAGTTCAGGTGTAAGCTTCCCATTATGTTTTACGGTTTCACATTCTTCACACATGCTATGAAGCTGATTGACTCTCTTTCTCCAAATATTTGTGTCTTTTTTAACATCTTCATATTTCTTGATAAATTTAATTAAGTCCCTTATCACAAGATTGGCATCTCCTACAAGTGGGAAATCTACAGGGATATTTTTGTTTAATTCTGAAGAATCTATATCACAGTGAATTTTTATTGCATCAGGTGCGAAAGATTCAAGACCCCAACCTGTTGTTCTATCGGAGAATCTACATCCAATGACTAATAGAACATCACAGTTATTGATCATTTTATTTGCACCAAGTCTCCCATGCATCCCTACCATCCCAAGAGAAAGAGGGTGAGTTTCAGCTATAGCACCCTTCCCCATTAGAGTAGTCGCTACTCCAGCCCCGAGATACTCTGCCAAAATCCTTAAGTCTTCAGAGGCGTTTGCAAGTATTACCCCCCCTCCTGCAAGGATTAAAGGTCTTTCTGCCTCAACAAGTTTTTGTGCAATTCTCTTAAGCTGAAGTGGATTTGGAACTATGCTTGGATTATACCCGGCAAATTTTACCTCTCCGTGATGATACTCTTTCGATGTTTTTTGTTGGACATCATTAGGCAAATCTATAACTACTGCACCTTTCCTGCCTGTATTTGCTATCTTAAATGCACCTTTGATTGTCCTGGATAAATGGTCTGTAGATTTTACCAAGAAGTTGTGCTTTGTTATAGGCATCGTGATTCCAAATGTGTCTGCCTCTTGAAATGCATCAGTACCAATTGCTTTAGTTGAAACTTGAGCTGTAAAAGCCACAATAGGAATAGAGTCCATTGTCGCATTCAATAAACCAGTTATAAGATTAGTCGCACCAGGGCCGGAAGTTGCCATACAAACTCCCGGACCTCCAGATGCCCTAGCATAACCATCAGCAGCGTGAGCCGCTCCTTGCTCATGTCTCACAAGGATACTTCTAATATCCTTTTCTTCATAAAGTTCATCATAAAGAGGTATTAATTGGCCTCCGGGAAACCCAAAGATATGTTTAACATTTTCCTCTTTTAGACATTTGACAACGATTTCTGTTCCTTTTAGACCATCATTCATTTCGTTTTCGCCTCTTTACCTATTTTTCTTAGTTTATTTATGGCTTCAATTGCCGCATTGACACTTGTCATGACTATATCCGAGCCAACACTCTTTCCAATTGCCTTAATACTGTCCTCATTTATTATCCTGACAGATACTTGACATAGCGCATCAGATCCACCTGTGATTGCTTCAAGTCTGTACTCTTCAAGTGTGATCTTTTCAGGAACAATAGATTTTATTGCATTTAAAGCCGCATCAACTGCACCATTGCCTATGTTTGAACCAATCTTTTTGTTTCCATTGATATTTAGAATTGCTGTCGCTGTTGGTGTAATATGAAGGCCCGATATTATTGACATCTCTTCAAGTTTTACTTCTTTCTCTTCATCTGGTACCTTTCCGACATATCCTGCAGCTATTGCTATTAAGTCTTCATCTGTGATCTTCTTGCCACTCTCTCTTATTCTCTTTACATCATCGACAATCTCAAGAACCTGTTCTTTTGTGAGACCAATTCCAAAGTCCTTAAGTTTTTTTTCAACAGCATGTATACCTGTATGTTTTCCAACAACAATCTCGCTTTCCCTTCCAACTAACTTAGGTGTGAGGGGTTCATAACAGAAGGCTTTGCTTAATACACCATGGACATGTATGCCCGATTCATGGGCAAAAGCATTTTCACCAACAATAGCCTTATTCGGTTGTACAACAACACCTGATATTCTTGAAACTAGTTTAGAGATATATGTTAGTCTTGTGGTATCAAGAGAGAATCTGACACCGTAAAGTGCCATGAGGCTCATAACTGTTTCCTCTAATGAAGCATTTCCTGCTCTCTCCCCAAGACCATTAATTGTGCAGTGGACCTGTTTGGCACCACTTTCAACTGAAGCAAGAGAATTAGCAACTGCAAGACCAAAATCATTATGGCAATGGACACTTATTGGTACATTGATATCATCAACAAGTTCTTTTATCAGGTATCTCATTGCTTTTGGCATAATTGTACCAACGGTATCTGGGACATTGATATAATCTACACCTGCATCTCTTACAGCCCTATGCATCTCTTTAAGGTACTCAAGTTCAGTTCGAGTTGCATCTTCACATGAAAATTCTACTTCAACGCCGTGATCCTTTGCATATTCAACACCCTCTATGGCTTTATCCATAATTTCTTCTTTAGACATCTTGAGCTTAAACTCACGATGTAGGGGGGATGTAGCAATAAAAGTGTGAACTCTATCAACATTACATTCTAATGCGATGTCAATATCTTTTTTGTTAGATCTTGCAAGGCCGCAAACCTTTGCCTTTAAACCCATATCGCATACTTTTTTAATAGCATCTTTCTCTCCGGCAGATGTTATGGGAAATCCAGCCTCAATAGCATCAACCCCTAATAGATCAAGACTTTCAGCTATCTTCATCTTTTCCTCTATGTTAAATGCTACTCCAGGGGTCTGTTCTCCATCTCTAAGAGTTGTATCAAATATCTTGATACCTTGAATATTCATCTTTTCTAGTACTTTCTTATTATAGTCGCTTACACAAATAACTTCTTCCATATTATCCACCTATCAAAATAAATTATATAGTAAGTTCTCTCAAATGAAAAAAAATCACTTACAATCTTGATATTGCAGGTAAGACTACGGAGAAAATTTATACAGAATTTATACCTTTGCGAGGGGCAAAAATGCACCCCCCCTAATCACTAACTCCATAGTATGCACCTAATGCATTTTAATGCCAATTTATTTCTTTTTAAAGGTTTCGGTTATTTTTGCCTAAAATTTAAAAGAAAATAAAAATATTTTATTATATAGTAGTTTTTTTAGTTTCTAGTTTTCTAGCAATGTATTTTTCTATTTCAACCACAATGAAGCTTGTTGTTGCGACTAGAGTTAAAGGAATCCACCATATTGCTGGAAACGGAGCAGTTCTAAAAGGACTTGTTCCGAACAAAGGCTCTGAGTAGACTAAGATGACTTGTAAGACCAAAGTAGTCAATGCCCCAAGTATTAACCATTTATTTCTAAGTGGATTTATTTTAAACGCAGTACCCTTTAGAGATCTTGCTGTGAAAAGATACCCTACTTCAATCATTATTATTGTTGTGAATGCAATTGTCTGTGCCTGTGGCATAAATTCAAGAGCATTATCTACAGTCTTAAAGAATAGCAGAAACATTGAAAATATCATTGTCACTTCAATGATAGAAACTATTCCTACTCTTCTTATAAAGAACTTGTTGAATAGTTTTTCATTGGGGTCTCTTGGCGGTCTTTGTAATAATCCTTTTTCAGCTGGCTCCCATATAAGAGGAATTGCGCATGCAATAGCGATAATTAAATTGACCCATAATATCTGTACTGGCTCTATTGGTAATCTATGGCTAAAAACTGGTATTAATGGAGCTAAGAATAATGCACCTGCCATCGCAAGTCCTTGACCTCCATTTGTTGGCATTATGTACAAGATAACTTTCCAGATATTATCATAGACGTGTCTACCTTCTTCAACAGCATCAACAATAGTAGCAAAATTATCATCAGCTAAAATTATGTCCGATGCTTCCTTGCTTACCTCAGTTCCACCAATACCCATAGCAACGCCTATATCTGCAGCCTTCAAAGCTGGGGCATCATTCACACCATCTCCTGTCATTGCAACTATATGTCCTTTTCTCTGAAGTTGTTTTGTAATTCTATACTTATGCTCTGGCTCGACTCTTGCGTATACTGAAACATTATTAACTACTTCGAAAAGTTGATCATCTGTCATTTCTGAAATCTCTTTTCCTGTCAATACTTCGTCTTCACCATCACCTATCTTTAGTTGCCTTGCAACAGCTTTTGCTGTTAAGGCATGGTCTCCAGTAATCATTATGGAACGAATCCCTGCTGTTTTACATTTTTCTATTGCATCAATAGCTTCTTTTCTGGGCGGATCTATCATACCTTGGGCGCCAACAAAAGTTAAATCAGAGATATCTTTTTCATCGAGTGAAAGTTTATCTTTAGGAACTTTCTTATAAGCCATGGCCAATACCCTCAAGGCATCCTTGGCCATATCTTCTACATTCTTCAATATTAATTCTTTATCTAACGGTAATTTTTTCCCATCAACTAGTTGATTCTTGCAAGATTTTAGAATTCTTTCGGGAGAACCTTTTACATAGATGATGTTCTCTTCCCCATCTTCATGCAATGTTGCCATGTACTGCTGTTTTGGCTCAAATGGTATTTCATCTAATTTTAGAAGTTTTTCATCGACACCAGCTTTGATTGCAGAAACAACCAATGCTGCTTCTGTATGACTTCCTTTAGCAATATATCTTTCTTTTTCTTTTAAAATCCCAGAATTATTGCATAGAAATCCGGTTCTTAAAGTTTGTATTAATTCAGGTGTTAACTTTGCTTGAGTATTTCCATCTTTTTCTAAGATTTGGCCTACTGGTTCGTATCCTACACCTTCAATAAAATACATTTTGTTTCCACTAAACATTCGGACAGCTGTCATCTCATTTTTGGTCAGAGTTCCAGTTTTATCCGAACATATTACTGTCACACTTCCTAAAGTTTCTGCAGCTGGTAAGTTTCTGACAATAGCATTTTTTCTTGCCATAACGGTGGAACCGACTGCAAAAGCAGCGATTATAGCTCCAGCAAGTCCTTCTGGTATCAATGCCACAATCATACCAATCATGGCGAGAAACATATAGACAATTTCGTATCCCTCTAGTATTCCCAACCCAAACATCAGTACTCCAAATGAAACAATTGAAATAATCAATAACTTGACAAATGCAGAAATCTTTTTTAGTATTGGAGGAGTTGTCTGGCCAGAGCTTTTCATGAGCTTTGCTATTTTTCCAATTTCAGTTTCTTCTGCTGTTGCATATACGATACCTTGCCCTCTTCCACTAATTACAAAGGTTCCCCCATAAGCCATGCAGTATTTTCCTTCATTATTTTTATTATTAGGATCGTCCTCAGGCCCTTTTCGAACTGGCATGGACTCTCCTGTAAGCATTGATTCATCTAAGTGCAAACTCTTTGAAGATAGTATCCTAAGGTCGGCAGGGATTTTATCTCCAGATTCTATAATTACGATGTCTCCTGGGACAAGTTCTATTGCAGGGATAATCTTGTGTTCTCCATCTCTTATTACCTTGCATTTATCAACAAGCATATCCTTAAGAGCGTCAATTGAGGCTTCAGCTTTCCCTTCTTGGATAAAACCAATAATTGCTGTTGCTAAAACAACACCTACGATAACCCACATGTCCATTATAATGTCTTCTTCTCCCATGAAAGCCCATAGGAAAAAGCATGCCAATGCTGCAACTATAAGAACAATTAGTAAAGGATTATTAAATTGCATTAAAAATCTTATAAGCGGCCCTCTTTTCTTGAATTTAATTTCATTATATCCATATTTTTCGAGTCTTTTGGTCGCTTCATCAGAAGAGAGACCGCCCGTGGATGTTCCCAACTTCTTTAGTATGTCATTACTAGTTAATTTACACCAATCTAATTTTGTTTCCACAAACATCCCTCCTTTATTATTTTTATTTTACCAGATGAGGTAATTAACTTCTATTTATAAAATTTTCGTTTACCCTAATTTTTCTCCTATTCATTACGTTTTCATGAAATGTTTCAACCTGAGATATTATATTCAAAAAACTAATCACTGCCTATTTGTTCAACTTATTAAATATTTCATGAATATATATTTAATTTATTTATAATTATTAATCCGTAATCTTTATAAATCTCCAAAATTTTGACCATTTGTTCCTTAGTAGAACTAGGAGGATGTTCTGATGGTAAGAGAATTAATAAAAAATCTAAACCAAAGGAGCATTTTAACACTCCCAATTCTCTCTATTTTAGTTTTGGGAATGATAGGATGTGTCTTTGAAAAAGATAGTGTATCAGAAAGCGAATTACTAATAGTTAAGGCAAATCAAGAGCTTATACAATCTACCAAAAACTTGGATATATATCTTGAGAACATATTAGGATTAAACGAAGAGGATCTAGCTACTTACATTTTTGACTTCAGAACTTACGAAGAAGGTATAGCAAAAGGCCAATATTTTGTGAATAATTACAACTTCTTCGATGAACATAAATTACTCTTAGAAGAGATAGAAGTCAATAACAGTAAAGCTTTAGAATTATTCGACCAAGCTTTAAATACAGGCCCTGATAGCGTTGAAGAAGAATATATCCTAATGAAGATATCAGTGATTAGTAAATATAAAGAGGCAGTTACTATTTCAAAAAATCTTACTGAAAAACAGGAAACATTTAAACGCTACCTTGATAATTCGCTCAGTCAAAGCATGACTACATGTACCCCA harbors:
- the ilvC gene encoding ketol-acid reductoisomerase translates to MATMYYDCDADLKYLQGKKVAVIGYGNQGRAQALCLHDSGIDVVVGVNEGGKSWNCAKDAGIKTMSVEDAAKAGDIVHILIPDEVQPHVYSKYIKDNLKEGDVLSFSHGFNITFNQIKPPEFVDVVMVAPKTPGSELRRLYKEGFGAPALLAVEQDYTGKAKHTALAMAKAMNLTKAGVVETTFEEEAITDIFGEQCVLCGGITELITAGFETLVSEGYQPEIAYFECLNEMKLIVDLFYEGGLELMWERVSNTAEYGGRTRGPMIIDDSVRERMYEVLDNIKSGEFAREFMMENYTGRPVLTRARKEGSEKLIEEVGKDIRKMFLKPEKK
- the ilvN gene encoding acetolactate synthase small subunit, giving the protein MPTQIISVLVEDEAGSLTRMSGMFSRRGINIHSLTVSPSEKEGMSRMTIVMTGDEREIEKIEKQLNKLIEVVKVNILDTNTSVVRDLCLLKVYADKENRAEVIEIANAFKSNIVDISIRTITLEITADPLDIDRFVETMKNFGIKELFRTGVTAISRDIEKKSGG
- the ilvB gene encoding biosynthetic-type acetolactate synthase large subunit → MNDGLKGTEIVVKCLKEENVKHIFGFPGGQLIPLYDELYEEKDIRSILVRHEQGAAHAADGYARASGGPGVCMATSGPGATNLITGLLNATMDSIPIVAFTAQVSTKAIGTDAFQEADTFGITMPITKHNFLVKSTDHLSRTIKGAFKIANTGRKGAVVIDLPNDVQQKTSKEYHHGEVKFAGYNPSIVPNPLQLKRIAQKLVEAERPLILAGGGVILANASEDLRILAEYLGAGVATTLMGKGAIAETHPLSLGMVGMHGRLGANKMINNCDVLLVIGCRFSDRTTGWGLESFAPDAIKIHCDIDSSELNKNIPVDFPLVGDANLVIRDLIKFIKKYEDVKKDTNIWRKRVNQLHSMCEECETVKHNGKLTPELIIKTINNFLDDNAIVTTEVGQNQMFAAHYYITKKPRQFMSSGGLGTMGFGFPAAIGAKVAKPDSQVLDIAGDGSFLMVCQELATAMAENIPVVVAVLNNSFLGMVRQWQELFWDKRYAGTKLGTIPDFVKLAESFGAYGERVEKASDIEKALKNAFDSGVVSVLDFKIESETNILPMIPPGGSVDEMIGVGRCQHR
- a CDS encoding 2-isopropylmalate synthase, producing MEEVICVSDYNKKVLEKMNIQGIKIFDTTLRDGEQTPGVAFNIEEKMKIAESLDLLGVDAIEAGFPITSAGEKDAIKKVCDMGLKAKVCGLARSNKKDIDIALECNVDRVHTFIATSPLHREFKLKMSKEEIMDKAIEGVEYAKDHGVEVEFSCEDATRTELEYLKEMHRAVRDAGVDYINVPDTVGTIMPKAMRYLIKELVDDINVPISVHCHNDFGLAVANSLASVESGAKQVHCTINGLGERAGNASLEETVMSLMALYGVRFSLDTTRLTYISKLVSRISGVVVQPNKAIVGENAFAHESGIHVHGVLSKAFCYEPLTPKLVGRESEIVVGKHTGIHAVEKKLKDFGIGLTKEQVLEIVDDVKRIRESGKKITDEDLIAIAAGYVGKVPDEEKEVKLEEMSIISGLHITPTATAILNINGNKKIGSNIGNGAVDAALNAIKSIVPEKITLEEYRLEAITGGSDALCQVSVRIINEDSIKAIGKSVGSDIVMTSVNAAIEAINKLRKIGKEAKTK